A stretch of the Chloroflexota bacterium genome encodes the following:
- a CDS encoding SCP2 sterol-binding domain-containing protein: MSASLAEQIMKGMQSGFQSDKAAGIDAVVQFNLTGDGGGNYYLTIEDGKLDVQSGTAPSPKMTLTATAQDYLEIATGKLNPMAAFSSGKLKVGGDMMFAMKFSSFFGRSM, from the coding sequence ATGAGCGCCAGTTTGGCCGAACAGATCATGAAGGGGATGCAGAGCGGCTTCCAGTCCGACAAGGCCGCCGGCATCGATGCCGTCGTGCAGTTCAACTTGACCGGCGACGGCGGCGGCAATTATTACTTGACGATCGAAGATGGCAAGCTCGACGTGCAATCCGGCACGGCGCCTAGCCCCAAGATGACGCTGACCGCCACGGCGCAGGATTATTTGGAGATCGCCACCGGCAAGCTCAACCCGATGGCCGCGTTCTCGTCGGGCAAACTCAAGGTGGGCGGCGACATGATGTTCGCCATGAAGTTCTCTTCCTTCTTCGGCCGGAGCATGTAA